In one Lolium rigidum isolate FL_2022 chromosome 3, APGP_CSIRO_Lrig_0.1, whole genome shotgun sequence genomic region, the following are encoded:
- the LOC124697109 gene encoding 7-methyl-GTP pyrophosphatase-like isoform X1, which yields MAASSALRLILGSSSASRRLILSEMGYQFTLLSADIDEKEIRMEKPEELVVALAHAKADAILEKMAKNGMMQEIADSQETTLLITADQVVVHDGVIREKPTTPEEARKFIQGYSQSHAATIGSVLVTDVKNGSRRGGWDKSEVYFHRIPDEVIDSLIEEGDVFYVAGGLLVEHPLTSPLVESIVGTMDSVMGLPKVLTEKLIKDSLQES from the exons ATGGCCGCCTCTTCGGCTCTCAGA CTGATCCTCGGCTCCTCGTCGGCTTCGCGTCGTCTGATTCTTTCCGAGATGGGATACCAGTTCACACTACTT AGCGCGGACATTGACGAGAAGGAGATCAGAATGGAGAAGCCAGAGGAACTAGTGGTCGCCCTGGCTCACGCGAAA GCAGATGCAATATTGGAGAAGATGGCAAAGAATGGGATGATGCAAGAGATTGCTGACTCTCAAGAGACTACCTTGTTGATCACTGCTGATCAA GTTGTGGTCCATGATGGAGTTATCCGTGAAAAACCAACCACTCCAGAAGAGGCACGCAAATTCATCCAAG GATACTCCCAAAGCCATGCTGCAACAATTGGATCTGTGCTTGTTACAGATGTGAAGAATGGTAGTAGAAGGGGAGGATGGGATAAATCTGAA GTTTATTTCCACAGGATACCGGATGAAGTTATTGATAGCCTG ATTGAGGAGGGGGATGTCTTCTACGTAGCTGGTGGCCTCCTAGTGGAGCATCCACTGACTTCACCTCTCGTGGAATCCATT GTCGGTACAATGGATAGCGTAATGGGGCTTCCTAAAGTGCTCACGGAGAAGCTCATCAAGGATTCTCTTCAGGAGTCCTAG